Proteins found in one Quercus robur chromosome 2, dhQueRobu3.1, whole genome shotgun sequence genomic segment:
- the LOC126713883 gene encoding mannose-6-phosphate isomerase 1 produces MDSTPSQKNLLRLRCSVQNYDWGLKGHDSRVARLYARNSGSETRPDSPYAELWMGTHESGPSFVVQAPRASNGVSVDVDDDVGVSLKKWISENPNVLGDKVLLNWGCDLPFLFKVLSVAKALSIQAHPNKELARALHKALPDVYKDDNHKPEMALAITEFEALCGFISIEELKGVLCNVPEIVELVGSAYANQILHINEQDGEEKVKSVLRSIFTQLMSASKEMITKVLSNIKSRLQIESQVRKLTDKELLVLRLEKQYPADVGVISAFFFNYVKLNPGEALYLGADELHAYVSGECIECMATSDNVVRAGLTPKHRDVKTLCSMLTYKQGFPEILQGVPLNSYVRRYLPPFDEFEVDRCILPHGASTVFPAVSGPSIFLVMAGEGIMHAGSSKGEVVTEGDVLFAPANTEISIESESELQLYRAGVNDRLFQASL; encoded by the exons atgGATTCCACACCTTCTCAGAAGAATCTTCTCAGGCTACGATGCTCAGTCCAAAACTACGACTGGGGTCTAAAGGGTCACGACTCTCGGGTCGCGCGGCTCTATGCCCGGAACTCGGGGTCCGAGACCCGACCCGACAGCCCTTACGCCGAGTTATGGATGGGCACCCACGAGTCTGGGCCCTCGTTTGTGGTCCAGGCCCCACGCGCTTCCAATGGCGTGTCGGTTGACGTTGACGATGATGTCGGTGTGAGCTTGAAGAAGTGGATTTCGGAGAATCCTAATGTGCTTGGTGATAAGGTTTTACTCAACTGGGGTTGTGATCTTCCTTTCTTGTTTAAG GTACTTTCTGTGGCAAAAGCGTTGTCAATACAGGCTCATCCCAATAAGGAGTTGGCAAGGGCGTTGCATAAGGCACTACCAGATGTGTATAAGGACGACAATCACAAGCCTGAGATGGCTTTGGCAATAACAGAGTTTGAGGCCCTTTGCGGGTTTATCAGTATTGAG GAGCTTAAGGGTGTGCTTTGTAATGTTCCTGAGATTGTAGAACTGGTTGGTAGTGCATATGCAAACCAAATCTTGCATATTAATGAGCAGGATGGGGAGGAAAAAGTAAAATCTGTTTTGCGGTCAATTTTCACCCAGCTCATGTCGGCTAGCAAAGAGATGATAACGAAAGTGTTATCTAACATAAAAAGTCGTCTGCAAATTGAAAGTCAG GTGAGGAAATTAACAGATAAGGAGCTACTGGTGTTGCGGTTGGAAAAGCAATATCCAGCTGATGTTGGTGTCATATCAgcattcttttttaattatgtgaagCTTAATCCTGGTGAAGCATTGTATCTTGGGGCAGATGAACTGCATGCATATGTATCCGGTGAGTGCATTGAATGCATGGCGACTTCAGACAATGTTGTACGGGCTGGCCTTACTCCCAAGCACCGTGATGTCAAAACTCTTTGTTCCATGCTCACATACAAACAG GGCTTTCCTGAAATCCTGCAAGGAGTTCCTCTGAATTCGTATGTAAGAAGGTACCTGCCACCTTTTGATGAATTTGAGGTGGATCGATGTATTCTTCCCCACGGGGCATCAACAGTTTTTCCAGCAGTTTCAGGCCCTTCCATTTTCCTTGTCATGGCTGGGGAGGGAATTATGCATGCGGGATCATCCAAAGGCGAAGTAGTTACTGAAGGAGATGTTCTTTTTGCACCTGCTAACACTGAGATTAGCATTGAAAGTGAATCAGAATTGCAGCTATATAGAGCTGGAGTAAACGATCGACTTTTTCAAGCCTCCTTATAG